One part of the Acetoanaerobium sticklandii genome encodes these proteins:
- a CDS encoding DUF951 domain-containing protein, whose amino-acid sequence MPIKFEIGDVVELKKNHPCGGNTFEIMRIGMDFRIKCFTCDKQLWIERAELERRLKKHISKDEAKK is encoded by the coding sequence ATGCCTATAAAATTTGAAATTGGAGATGTTGTAGAGCTTAAGAAAAACCATCCTTGTGGAGGTAACACCTTTGAAATCATGCGTATTGGCATGGATTTTCGCATAAAGTGTTTCACGTGTGACAAGCAGCTTTGGATAGAAAGAGCTGAGCTTGAGAGAAGACTCAAAAAACATATAAGCAAGGATGAAGCAAAAAAATAA
- a CDS encoding single-stranded DNA-binding protein yields MNSVILIGRLTRDPELRYIPSTGNALTTFSIAVDRAFTGKDGQKQTDFFNIVVWGKSAEYCANYLAKGRLAAVKGSIQNRTYDTKEGEKRYITEIVAENVQILEWGDKSERTSNSSFRSASSNQNDNVFEPEGLDSDGFRALDDDDVPF; encoded by the coding sequence ATGAACAGTGTAATACTTATAGGAAGACTCACAAGGGATCCGGAATTAAGATACATTCCTTCAACAGGAAATGCTCTCACCACCTTTTCCATTGCGGTAGACAGAGCTTTTACTGGTAAAGATGGTCAAAAACAGACAGACTTTTTTAACATAGTAGTATGGGGAAAAAGCGCTGAATACTGTGCCAACTATCTTGCTAAGGGAAGACTAGCTGCTGTAAAAGGCTCTATCCAAAATAGAACCTATGATACAAAGGAAGGCGAAAAAAGGTATATCACTGAGATTGTTGCCGAGAATGTTCAGATACTGGAATGGGGCGACAAAAGTGAGAGAACGAGTAATTCATCTTTTAGAAGTGCTTCTAGCAATCAAAATGACAATGTTTTTGAACCTGAGGGTTTAGATTCAGATGGATTCCGTGCTCTGGATGATGATGACGTACCATTTTAA
- a CDS encoding CvpA family protein — translation MISKIDIAILVFMTYHIIRGYSAGFSKSLFLSIRFIVSIILTRFIYINFADEIITSVFYERYQLIMHELITKIISVFWYQALDLDPKVLAVSLFIVVSILINIVFYTLHSFFNKKSLKWIDKNLGLVFGLFKSILYIMILVALIDPIIQKQMGSEIHELLTNTRLLKYFYSYNFIFDIFTKL, via the coding sequence ATGATAAGTAAAATAGATATAGCAATACTTGTATTTATGACCTACCATATAATAAGAGGCTATAGTGCAGGCTTTTCTAAGTCCTTGTTTTTAAGCATAAGATTTATTGTGAGTATAATTTTAACTAGATTTATTTACATCAACTTTGCAGATGAAATAATCACAAGTGTATTCTATGAGAGGTATCAGCTAATAATGCATGAGCTGATTACTAAAATAATTTCTGTATTTTGGTATCAAGCTTTGGATTTGGACCCTAAGGTTTTGGCAGTTAGCTTGTTTATAGTAGTGTCTATACTCATAAATATAGTTTTCTATACCCTTCATAGCTTTTTTAATAAAAAATCTCTAAAATGGATAGATAAAAATTTAGGTCTAGTCTTTGGGTTATTTAAATCCATACTTTATATTATGATTTTGGTAGCCTTAATAGACCCTATAATTCAAAAGCAGATGGGCAGTGAGATTCATGAGCTACTCACAAATACGAGGCTTTTAAAATATTTCTACTCGTATAACTTTATCTTTGATATATTTACCAAGCTTTAG
- a CDS encoding YybS family protein, translating to MQEPKPKKKNIDFNRKSLIESSLLTVIGVIFILIGTYVPFLSFLSLFTSVPVIITTYRNKMYYGLLSAVTTTVILGFFIHPITAFSALLVFLIPGVCIGFFMREKRPAFESVFYGFLAMTFTTVVFMQVLSLFLSIDILDSILAILRESLNLQYEIIKEIPNVKKPNVEEILSSVKLFFPSIIIGSTLIMSFLNYYMSALIIRRTGDKNHVASITEFSMPGNISLGVLIIYLLTLVSGYFNYPYYETLVLNMAAIFILLFFLQGIAVIGYFFKHAKLNKSAKTIYILLLIVLLPVSSFISIIGFADAVFNFRRLKR from the coding sequence TTGCAAGAACCAAAACCAAAGAAAAAAAATATAGATTTTAATAGGAAAAGTCTTATAGAGTCCTCATTACTTACCGTGATAGGAGTAATATTCATATTAATAGGTACTTATGTGCCGTTTTTATCGTTTCTATCGCTATTTACATCTGTGCCTGTAATTATAACTACCTACAGAAACAAAATGTATTATGGATTATTAAGCGCAGTTACAACGACAGTTATTTTAGGATTTTTTATTCACCCCATAACTGCTTTTTCTGCTCTTTTAGTATTTCTCATTCCAGGGGTATGCATAGGCTTTTTTATGAGAGAAAAGCGTCCTGCTTTTGAGAGTGTATTTTATGGATTTCTAGCTATGACCTTTACTACAGTAGTTTTTATGCAAGTGCTTTCGTTATTTCTCAGTATAGATATTTTAGACAGCATACTTGCAATACTTAGAGAATCTCTCAATCTTCAATATGAGATTATAAAAGAAATTCCGAATGTAAAAAAACCTAATGTAGAAGAAATCCTTAGCTCAGTTAAGCTGTTTTTCCCTTCTATAATAATTGGCTCTACGCTCATTATGTCGTTTTTGAACTATTATATGTCAGCTCTTATAATACGAAGAACTGGTGATAAAAACCATGTGGCGAGCATCACAGAATTTTCTATGCCAGGGAATATATCTCTTGGTGTGCTGATTATTTATCTGCTTACTTTGGTTTCTGGATATTTTAATTATCCTTATTATGAAACCTTAGTTTTAAATATGGCTGCTATTTTTATACTTTTATTCTTCTTGCAAGGGATAGCAGTGATAGGATATTTCTTTAAACATGCTAAGCTAAATAAAAGTGCAAAGACTATTTATATTCTTCTGCTGATTGTACTACTGCCCGTATCTAGTTTTATATCAATAATAGGATTTGCAGATGCTGTATTTAATTTTAGAAGATTAAAAAGATAG
- the yedF gene encoding sulfurtransferase-like selenium metabolism protein YedF, producing MEIKKLNCEKMACPMPVIKTKQELEGIEKGALEVTVDNKTAKENLLKLAASLEMAVELKEEENLFKITFIKTKEGSTRQSNEQELEEIKIEAQNEVVLIGSNLLGSGDEELGKILMKGFIYTLSETKPYPKKMLFINSGVKLTAENEEAIENLKKMEAEGVEILSCGTCLDFYNIKGNLAVGRVANMYDIVEALKQNPNRLAV from the coding sequence ATGGAGATTAAAAAATTAAACTGTGAAAAAATGGCTTGTCCTATGCCTGTCATAAAAACCAAGCAAGAGCTAGAAGGCATAGAAAAGGGAGCTTTAGAGGTTACAGTTGACAATAAAACAGCTAAAGAAAACTTACTGAAGCTAGCAGCTTCACTTGAGATGGCTGTGGAGCTAAAGGAAGAAGAAAATCTATTCAAAATCACTTTTATAAAAACAAAAGAAGGTTCTACTCGTCAATCAAACGAGCAAGAATTAGAAGAAATTAAAATAGAAGCTCAAAATGAGGTAGTACTTATAGGCTCAAATCTGCTTGGAAGTGGAGATGAAGAGCTAGGAAAGATTCTTATGAAAGGCTTTATATATACTCTTAGTGAAACAAAGCCTTATCCTAAAAAGATGCTTTTTATTAACAGCGGAGTTAAGCTAACAGCAGAAAATGAAGAAGCTATTGAAAACCTTAAAAAAATGGAAGCAGAGGGCGTAGAAATATTATCTTGTGGAACCTGCCTAGATTTTTACAATATAAAGGGCAATTTAGCTGTTGGAAGAGTAGCTAACATGTATGACATAGTAGAAGCCTTAAAGCAAAATCCAAATAGATTGGCGGTTTAG
- the rpsR gene encoding 30S ribosomal protein S18, translating to MAMQKGNARRRRKKVDPFAGKKINMIDYKDVNLLKKYISERGKILPRRITGTSAKAQRKLTLAIKRSRNIALLPYVVD from the coding sequence ATGGCTATGCAAAAAGGAAATGCAAGAAGAAGAAGAAAAAAAGTTGATCCGTTCGCGGGTAAAAAAATAAATATGATAGACTACAAAGATGTAAATCTACTAAAGAAATATATCTCTGAAAGAGGTAAGATTCTTCCAAGAAGAATTACTGGTACATCAGCTAAAGCTCAAAGAAAACTTACTTTAGCTATAAAAAGATCAAGAAATATCGCTCTTTTACCATATGTTGTAGACTAA
- a CDS encoding flavodoxin family protein: MKVVAFNGSPKKEGNTYHAIKLVADELESQGIEVEIVHVGNKAIRGCMACGACYKSKDEQCIMKDDEVNSYIQLMKEADGVILGSPVYFSAVAGTMKSFLDRAFYVSSANGNLLRHKVGASVVAVRRSGGVPAFNQLNNYLNYAEMMVPSSNYWNVIHGSKPGDALQDEEGMQIMRILGKNMAYMMKLMDTKEAKELKPDQEKKVAMSFIR, translated from the coding sequence ATGAAAGTAGTAGCATTTAATGGTAGCCCTAAAAAAGAAGGTAATACTTATCATGCTATAAAGCTTGTAGCAGATGAACTTGAAAGCCAAGGGATAGAAGTAGAAATCGTTCATGTTGGAAATAAAGCTATAAGAGGATGTATGGCATGTGGTGCTTGCTATAAATCAAAAGATGAGCAGTGTATAATGAAAGACGATGAAGTAAACAGCTATATTCAGCTAATGAAAGAAGCAGATGGAGTAATACTAGGTTCACCAGTATACTTTTCTGCTGTTGCAGGTACTATGAAATCGTTTTTAGATAGAGCATTTTATGTGTCTAGTGCAAATGGAAACCTGTTAAGACATAAGGTGGGAGCAAGTGTAGTTGCAGTTAGACGCTCTGGAGGAGTTCCTGCATTTAACCAGCTTAACAACTACTTAAACTATGCTGAGATGATGGTTCCTTCATCTAACTACTGGAATGTAATACATGGAAGCAAACCTGGTGATGCTCTTCAAGATGAAGAAGGAATGCAAATTATGAGAATACTTGGTAAAAACATGGCATATATGATGAAATTAATGGATACAAAAGAGGCTAAAGAATTGAAGCCAGACCAAGAGAAAAAGGTTGCTATGAGCTTTATTAGGTAG
- the rpsF gene encoding 30S ribosomal protein S6, giving the protein MRNYELIYVLRPNLEEEAKTAVLDKVKGIIESSGEVVKVDTWGTRKLAYEIEKLTEGYYVLINFKSTTEVPKEIDRNLKIMDNAIRHMIVKLDEK; this is encoded by the coding sequence ATGAGAAATTATGAATTAATCTATGTTCTTAGACCAAACCTAGAAGAAGAAGCTAAAACTGCTGTCCTTGACAAAGTTAAAGGCATCATCGAGTCTAGCGGAGAGGTAGTAAAAGTAGATACATGGGGAACTAGAAAGTTAGCCTATGAAATCGAAAAACTTACAGAGGGTTACTATGTTCTTATCAACTTCAAGTCAACTACTGAAGTTCCTAAAGAAATCGATAGAAACCTAAAGATTATGGATAACGCAATTCGTCACATGATCGTAAAGCTTGACGAAAAATAA
- a CDS encoding DUF3343 domain-containing protein, whose product MYVISFASTHHAMFAEQMLKKADIKIMVIPTPRQIDKSCGISIKFNGTLMDKVIEVMEKYNIDVKGIFEIMPDLSVVVHYPK is encoded by the coding sequence ATGTATGTAATAAGTTTTGCATCAACTCACCACGCTATGTTTGCTGAGCAGATGCTAAAAAAAGCTGATATAAAAATAATGGTAATTCCTACTCCAAGACAAATAGACAAGAGCTGTGGGATATCTATAAAGTTTAACGGGACTCTTATGGACAAGGTAATAGAAGTTATGGAAAAATATAATATAGATGTAAAGGGTATATTCGAAATAATGCCGGATTTAAGTGTAGTAGTGCATTATCCGAAGTAG